GGTAGTGCCAATGTCCGTCTGACGGCGACTTGGCTCGCGGCACCTCCCTGTCCACGCGGAACGCCAAGAGCTCGAGCGAGGAGGTGCTGGAGATGTCGTAGATACGGCAAAGTCGTTGGCCTTCATCGCGAACATCCTCCAGCACAGTCTCATTTGGCCATTGGAACTTCGGACCATCCAGCAGCAGCTTGCCACCGTGCCAGTAGGAGAAGCTGACTTCCAGGTCGTGGAACCAGCCGAGCTCTAGGGCGCGCTCCTGTACCTGGATGATTGACTGGGTCCGCAAAGGAGTGTTCGACATTTCTGATCCTGGACGTTTGCCGATTCTTTACGGCAACTTTGGAAAACATAACAGGTAGGTATAATACACATGCGTCGATCAGGATGCACTTGTCTCGGCGAAACAACAGCGAGCGTGGAGCTCGTGCCGGCCACGAAACCTACGGAAGGAAACGCGAAATGGAGATTGAAAAGGGAACGTTCGAGGACATCGTGAGGAAGATGATGGCGAATCTCGATGGACAGCATCAGCCAGAGCTCGCCGGGACGAGCGGGACCACGCGGCCCGCCTGCGGCCAATTCACCGATTCGATGGCAGCGTCGGCTCTTGCAGCGGCGCTGTCGGAGCATGGTTTTACCATCAACGAGGGCTCACCTGAGGATGGCCAGGTGCTCGGGGATGAGGACTTCAAGGACATCGAAGAAGACCTGCGACGCGAGGAAGCGAGGATCTATCGGATCACGCACACGTATGACATCGGCAACCAGGACGTCTATGTTGAGCACCCGACGGGTGACGTCGACGGTAAGCGGGTGGCGCTGTACTGCTGGTTCAAGGCGTCAGAGTGGTTCGGGAGCGCGGCAATTGTGTCAAACCTTGGCATCGCCGCCGCCATGGTAAGCCTGTACGGCTTCAGACACTGTGCGACCCGTCATTTCTGCACAACGGTCGATCTATACGCAGACGCTGAGGGGTACCCCGACTACCAGTCTCTGATGGCGGACGCGTCTCTGCATCGTGAGGGTTTGCGCCATGCCTTGGCTCCGCATCTTGATGGCGTTCGCCCCGAGTGCACGATTGAGAATGCCGCCGTGCTCGATTCCGCCCAGTATCGGGAGATGCCCGATGAAATGCTGACCGCTCAGGACTTAGTGCAACAAGGAGCGGTTCACGCTGTCAGTTTTCTCCTGCAGCACGGTTGCAACAAAGCGACCGCAAATCAGATGCTGGAGTCACTGCGGGCCAACGCGGGGCACATCCGCGAGGAAGCTGCCCGAAGAGGAAAGGCCCTCTTCAAGCAGGACCAGGTGGCTTCACTGGAGAACTAAGAATCCTTGCCCGCGCGGGAATCTTGGCACGATGACTGGTGCGACTACACCAGCAGGGCTACTAGCGCGATCGCCACAAAGCCGGCGCACAAGAGGTACTGCCGGCTTTTTGGGCTGATTTTGATCCCGCGTCGTACGATGAAATGCTCAATGATGGTCCATCCGTCCAGGGGCGGCAGCGGGATCAGATTTGTCGCCAGGAGAACGAAAGAACCCTTGGCGCAGAGCCCCACCAGCCATAGCGGGTATATGGCGTCGACAAGATAGAACGCTATGCCGGTTACCAGGGACATCGCCGGGCCAGCCGCAGCGACGATCGCGCGC
The sequence above is a segment of the Cupriavidus pauculus genome. Coding sequences within it:
- a CDS encoding site-2 protease family protein gives rise to the protein MQTAFLLFLAAYIMWHLLVVLLGIHEYGHLLAMKRVGIRPDKVVIGGVKLFTITIKKVPIEFGLVPLWAFVASKHYEQSPSDKRAIVAAAGPAMSLVTGIAFYLVDAIYPLWLVGLCAKGSFVLLATNLIPLPPLDGWTIIEHFIVRRGIKISPKSRQYLLCAGFVAIALVALLV